Part of the Terriglobales bacterium genome, CCTTCTCCGCAGACAGCAGGTCGCCCTGCTTCTCCAGCAGCATGCCGGCCGATAGATGCGGGGCGGGATCCTTGGGGGTCAACTGTGATGCGGCCTGAAAAGCTCGCAGGGACTCAGTCGGGCTCTTGCTCTCCAGGAAATTCCCCAGTGCCAGGAAGGCCCGCGCCTGCCCCTGCTCAGGCTTGCTGACTGGCTTCAACTGGGTGGCTGCGCGCAAGTACTTTTCCGCCTCCTCGCTGCCGGATGCGGCCAGCAGCACTCCCAGGTTCAGGTTGGATTCGAAGACGTCGGGCTTGAGCTCGACCGACCGGCGGTAAGCCTCGATGGCCTGCGGCTTGCGGTCGGTGGAGCTGTACACGAAACCGAGGTCGAACCAGGCGCGGTAATCCTTGGGATCTTCGGCGGTGGCCTGTTGCAGCTTCGGCTCGGCGGCGGCGTAGTCCTGCCGGTCAATGGCGAACTCGGCCTCGCGCACCAGGGCGGAGGGCCCGAGCTGGACCGCCTCCGTGCGGGTGCGGTGACGCCCCTCGGTCTGCGCCCCGAGCGGCAGAGACAGCGCCAACAGCAGCAGGATCGTCTTACTTGCGCCCATTGGAACGTGAGTCGCCGTTGTTCCCCAAGAGGCGGGAGAGCCACTTTCCGGTGTACGACTTCGCCGTCCGGGTAATGGACTCAGGGGTCCCCGCCGCCACCACCTGGCCGCCCCGCGCACCACCTTCCGGGCCGAGATCGATCACCCAATCGGCGGTCTTGATGACGTCGAGGTTATGCTCGATGACGATCACCGAACCGCCGGCATCGATGAGCTTGCGGAAAGCCGCTAGCAGCTTGCTGACGTCGTCGAAATGCAGCCCGGTGGTCGGCTCGTCGAAGATATACAGTACCCTCCAGCGCCTGCTCTCTTTGCCGTCCCGGCGTCCGTCCCCCGATTCGGCGGCAAACCGCGCGCTGTCACGGCGCGGCTGCAGGTGCGAAGCCAGCTTCATGCGCTGCGCTTCACCGCCAGACAGGGTCGTGGCCGATTGCCCCAGGCGTAGATACCCGAGCCCGACTTCATCGAGCACCCGCAACCGCTCCGTGATCTTGGGCACTTCGCGGAAGAACGCCAGCGCCTCCTTCACCGTCAGGTTCAGCACATCGTGGATGTTCTTTCCCTTGTAGCGGACTTCCAGCACCGACGGCTTATAGCGTGTGCCCTTGCACTCCTCGCAAATCAGCTCGACGTCGGCCAAGAACTGCATCTCGACCACGACCGTGCCGTCTCCCTGGCAGCCTTCGCAGCGCCCGCCCGGGATGTTGAAGGAGAAGTGGCCGGCGGTGTAGCCGCGCTTCTGGGCCTCGGGCAGGGAAGCGAAGACCTCGCGGATGGAGTCGAAGGCCTTGATGTAAGTCACCGGGTTGGAGCGCGGGGTCCGGCCGATCGGTGTCTGGTCCACCAGGATGACCTCGTCCACGAACTGCGCGCCTTCCAGCTTGTCGTAATGGCCCGCGGGAGCAGTGGTGCCCTGGGCCTTCATGGCGCCCAGGGCGTTATAGAGAACGTCGTGAACCAGGGTCGATTTCCCCGAGCCTGACACTCCGGTCACGGCCACGATCATGCCCAGCGGGAAGCTGACGTCGATGCTCTTCAGGTTGTGGGCGCGGGCGCCGAACAGCTTGAGCTGCTGTGGACCGCTCTTGCGGCGCGCCGACGGCAGCTGGATGCGCAGCTCCTCCGCCAGGTAGCGCCCGGTCAGAGAATTGGTGACGCGACGGATCTGGTCGAAGGTGCCGGCAGCGACCACCCGTCCACCGTTTTCCCCGGCGCCCGGTCCCAGGTCGAGGATGCGGTCAGAGGCCTTCATGATCTCGGGGTCATGCTCGACCACGAGAATGGTGTTCCCCAGGTTGCGCAGGTCGTGGAGGATGTGGATGAGCCGCGCGGTGTCGCGGGAATGAAGGCCGATGGAGGGCTCGTCGAGCACGTAGAGCGCTCCCACCAGGCGCGATCCCAACGACGTCGCCAGCTGGATGCGCTGCGCCTCGCCGCCCGACAAGGTGGACGACATCCGGTCCAGCGTCAGGTACTCGAGGCCGACGTCGTTCATGTACTTCAGGCGGGCGCGGATCTCGTCGAGGACCTCCTGCGCGATCGCCTCCTGCTCGGGGGTGAGCCGCATCTCGCCGACGAAGCGTGTGGCTTCCTCCACCGTCATGGCGGTCACGTCGGTGATGTTTTTGTCGGCGATGCGGACGTGGCGGGCCTCGGCGCGCAGGCGGGCGCCACCGCAGGTCGAGCATACGGCGTAGCCGCGGTAGCGGCTCAGGAACACCCGCACGTGCAGCTTGTACTTCTTGCGCTCCAGGTAGGCAAAAAAGCCCTTGATGCCGGGGAACTTGCCGTCGCCCTCGAGCACCATTTGCTGAGCGTCGCGGTGCAGCTCCGCCCAGGGCACGTCGGTGGGGATGTTGTGCTGCTTGGCGAATCGCTTCAGGTCGGCGCCGAGCGACCTGTACTTCGGCTTGGTCCAGGGCTCGATAGCGCCGTCCGACAGCGACTTGGACTTGTCGGGGATCACCAGGTCGAGATCGAAATCGATGGTGTTGCCGAATCCCTGGCAGCGGGGGCACGCGCCATAGGGATTGTTGAAGGAGAACAGGCGCGGCTCCGGTTCCTCATAGCGGATGTGGCAGCGCTTGCATTCGAAGCGCTGGGAGAAGCGCAGCCGCTCCGGCGGCGTGCCGTTCGCCGCCGGGCTCTCGAAGATCACCTCTCCGGCTTCGCGGTAGGCGGTCTCGATGGCATCCACGAGGCGGCTGCGGATGTCGGCCGCCACGCTGAGCCGGTCCACCAGGATGAAGACCGGCTCGTTGAACTTGACGTCGAGCAGCGATTCCGGGGTGGAGAACTCGAAGATCCGGCCGTCCTGGAAAAGACGGTTGTATCCGCGCTTGCGCAGCTCAAAAAGCCGGGATTCGAGCGACCCGGCTTGCGGTTCGGCGGGCAACTCCGGCTTGCGGCTTGGCCGGCGCTTGCTGCCGGTCTTGTCCTCAGCCGCAACCGTCGGCGCCGGGCCCCGCAGGGGGAACAGCACGTTCAGGCGGCTGCCCTCCGGCAGGCCGAGGACCGCGGCGGCCACCTCGTCCACGGTATCGCGCTTCACCTCGCCGCCGCATTGCAGGCAGAAGGTCTGGCCCACGCGTGCGAACAGCAGGCGCAGGTAATCGTAGATCTCGGTGGCCGTGGCCACCGTGGAGCGCGGGTTGCGGGTGGTGTTCTTCTGCCGGATGGCGATCGACGGTGCGATGCCGTCGATCAGGTCCA contains:
- the uvrA gene encoding excinuclease ABC subunit UvrA — its product is MATDSIVVRGARVHNLKNIDFDIPHNTLTVVTGVSGSGKSSLAFDTIYAEGQRRYVESLSAYARQFLERIEKPDVDLIDGIAPSIAIRQKNTTRNPRSTVATATEIYDYLRLLFARVGQTFCLQCGGEVKRDTVDEVAAAVLGLPEGSRLNVLFPLRGPAPTVAAEDKTGSKRRPSRKPELPAEPQAGSLESRLFELRKRGYNRLFQDGRIFEFSTPESLLDVKFNEPVFILVDRLSVAADIRSRLVDAIETAYREAGEVIFESPAANGTPPERLRFSQRFECKRCHIRYEEPEPRLFSFNNPYGACPRCQGFGNTIDFDLDLVIPDKSKSLSDGAIEPWTKPKYRSLGADLKRFAKQHNIPTDVPWAELHRDAQQMVLEGDGKFPGIKGFFAYLERKKYKLHVRVFLSRYRGYAVCSTCGGARLRAEARHVRIADKNITDVTAMTVEEATRFVGEMRLTPEQEAIAQEVLDEIRARLKYMNDVGLEYLTLDRMSSTLSGGEAQRIQLATSLGSRLVGALYVLDEPSIGLHSRDTARLIHILHDLRNLGNTILVVEHDPEIMKASDRILDLGPGAGENGGRVVAAGTFDQIRRVTNSLTGRYLAEELRIQLPSARRKSGPQQLKLFGARAHNLKSIDVSFPLGMIVAVTGVSGSGKSTLVHDVLYNALGAMKAQGTTAPAGHYDKLEGAQFVDEVILVDQTPIGRTPRSNPVTYIKAFDSIREVFASLPEAQKRGYTAGHFSFNIPGGRCEGCQGDGTVVVEMQFLADVELICEECKGTRYKPSVLEVRYKGKNIHDVLNLTVKEALAFFREVPKITERLRVLDEVGLGYLRLGQSATTLSGGEAQRMKLASHLQPRRDSARFAAESGDGRRDGKESRRWRVLYIFDEPTTGLHFDDVSKLLAAFRKLIDAGGSVIVIEHNLDVIKTADWVIDLGPEGGARGGQVVAAGTPESITRTAKSYTGKWLSRLLGNNGDSRSNGRK